TTCCTGTTCGGGCAGGCCCACGTATTCGCTCACGGCCGAGGCGCCGCGCATCACGTTGATGGCGTTGACGTAGAATTCGCCAGAGATGCGGGCGGTGGCCTTGTCCTTGGCGAAGGTGATCATGCCGACGCCGGGCACGAGGTACACAACGGCGTTGGGATCGCGCAGGGCCGGGGAGTCGGCGTGTTTGCAGCGCTCGTAATAGGCGGCGTAGTCCTCGCGGTAGGCCGCGATCTGATCGGCAAGCCCGGCGAGAACATCGTCGATATTGCCTGCTTTAGGGTCGAAATTCACCACCAGCGGGCGGATCTTGGTGCGCAGGAAGTGATCCGGGCAGGAGGTGCCGAGCGCGGCCAGCGGCTCCATGTCGTTCGCGTTCACGAACTCCAGCACCTCGGCGCTGTCGTTGAAATGGCCGACCATATGCTGGTTGCCGGAGACGAAGCCACGGATCGCGGGCATCAGGCGCGCGGCCACCTCGGCGCGGGCCTCCGTGGGCAGGCTCTGGTGCTTTGCACCGCCGAAGGCGGGCTTGCCCTCGGTGCGTTCGGCCAGCCATTGCGTTGCCTGATTGATGACGTCGATCGTCATGTCGTAGCAGTCTTTCGCGGTGTCGCCCCAGGTGAACAGCCCGTGGCTTTCCAGAACCACGCCATCGGCGTCGGGGTTCTCGAGGCAGAATGTCTCAAGCCAGAGGCCCAGCTCGAAACCGGGTTTCTTCCACGGCAGCCAGCCGATCTTGTCGCCGAAAATCTCTTTCGTGAGCTCTTTGGAGTTCTTGGACGCGGCGATGGCGATGATGGCATCGGCGTGCACGTGATCAACGTGCTTGCGCGGCACATAGGCGTGCAGTGGCGTGTCGATGGAGGCGGCGCGCGGGTTCAGGCGGAAGGTGCAATGGGGCAGGTAGCCGACCATCTCGTCCTCATGCTCGACGCCCCGGTAGAGGTTTTTGATCGCGTGGAGTTTTTCCATGTAGAGCGTGGCGAAACCGTCCATCTTGATCGAGCCGATATCGCCGCCGGAGCCCTTGACCCAGAGCACCTCGACCTCTTTGCCGGTGAGCGGATCCACTTCCATCGCCTTCACGGAGGTGTTGCCGCCGCCATAATTCGTCACGCGCTTGTCGGCGCCCAGAATGTTGGACCGGTAGAGAAGCAGCTCCGATTCGCTCATCCCGGACGCCACCTTGGCGTCCCAGCGATTCTCGAGCAGGGAATTCTCTTGGGTTGTCAGCATCTTATCCTCCCGGGTGGCGCCCTGCGCCCGTATCTGAAATCGTGGACATCCTGCGAATGGTGCGTCGGAATGTCAATCATAAACGATCACAAACAATCATGCTGCAGTGCAGAATGAGCGAAAATGATTGTTAATGATTGACAGGCTGATCGAATCTGCGCAGTGTCTGAAGCCAAGGGAGGTGCAAATGCACGAGAAAGAACGCCATCGAATCATCTTGTCCGCAGTCCAGGACCGCCCCGTCGTGACGGTGGTGGAGCTGTGCACGCTGACCGATGCCTCGGAGGCGACCATCCGGCGCGACATCGCCACGCTGCACACCCAGCGCAAGCTGCGGCGTGTGCGGGGCGGGGCGGAGGCGATCACGCCGCCGCAGTTCGTTGGCCTTGCCGGGCGGCCCTTTTCGGTGAATCAGAGTCTGCGTAGCCGTGAAAAGCAGGCGATTGCGCGCGCCGCCGTGGAGCTCTGCGACGATGGCGATTCCATCATCATCAACGGCGGCACCACGACGTTCCAGATGGTGCATCCGCTGGCCAGCCGCCGGATGCAGGTTTTCACCAACTCCTTTCCGATTGCCGAGCACCTGCTCAAGCACTCGAAGAACACGATCATGCTGTCCGGTGGGGCGATCTACCGGGAGCAGAACATCATCCTGTCGCCCTTCGACAATGACGTGACGCGCAACTTCTACGCGCGCCGCATGTTCATGGGCGCGCATGGGCTGGGGCCGCTGGGCCTGATGGAAGCGGATCCGCTGCTGATCCAGGCCGAACAGAAGCTGATCGGCCAGGCCGATGAGCTTGTGGTTCTGGTGGACAGCAGCAAGTTTGAAAGCCGCTCCAGCCTGATCCTTTGCCCGTTGAGCCGGATCACCACCGTGATCACGGACGAGGGCTTGTCCGATGCAGCCGCCGCCATGCTGGAAGCGGCTGATGTGAACTTGATCGTCGCCTCGACGGGCGCCGCTCAGGAAGAGGGCGAAGCGGCCTCTTAGAGCGCAGCGCACGCCGGGAAGATCATAACTCTGGGAGGAAAATCCATGATCCGCCGCAACTTTACCAAACTGCTCGCAGGCACCGCGATGGCGTCCGCGCTTCTGGCCAGCCCGGCTCTGGCCGATGACAAGCGCATCGCGCTCGTCGTGAAGGCGCTGGGCATCGGCTTCTTCGAAGCTGCCGCCAAAGGGGCCGAGGAAGCCGCCGCCGAACTCGGTGGCGTGGAAATCATCTACACCGGCCCGACGGACACCACCGCCGAAGGCCAGATCGAAGTGATCAACTCGCTGATCGCGCAGGGCGTGGATGCCATCGCCATCTCCGCCAACGATCCGGACGCCCTTGTCCCGGCGCTCAAGAAAGCCATGGACCGTGGCATCACCGTGATCTCCTTTGACTCGGGCGTGGCACCGGAAGGCCGCCAGATGCACCTGAACC
The sequence above is drawn from the Pseudoruegeria sp. SHC-113 genome and encodes:
- a CDS encoding bifunctional rhamnulose-1-phosphate aldolase/short-chain dehydrogenase, with the protein product MLTTQENSLLENRWDAKVASGMSESELLLYRSNILGADKRVTNYGGGNTSVKAMEVDPLTGKEVEVLWVKGSGGDIGSIKMDGFATLYMEKLHAIKNLYRGVEHEDEMVGYLPHCTFRLNPRAASIDTPLHAYVPRKHVDHVHADAIIAIAASKNSKELTKEIFGDKIGWLPWKKPGFELGLWLETFCLENPDADGVVLESHGLFTWGDTAKDCYDMTIDVINQATQWLAERTEGKPAFGGAKHQSLPTEARAEVAARLMPAIRGFVSGNQHMVGHFNDSAEVLEFVNANDMEPLAALGTSCPDHFLRTKIRPLVVNFDPKAGNIDDVLAGLADQIAAYREDYAAYYERCKHADSPALRDPNAVVYLVPGVGMITFAKDKATARISGEFYVNAINVMRGASAVSEYVGLPEQEAFDIEYWLLEEAKLQRMPKPKSLAGRVAFVTGGAGGIGAATAARYLAEGACVVLADINAETLSEAEQGLKGQFGADVVSSVTMDVTREDAVERAFAAACVAFGGVDILVSNAGIASSAPVEETSLAMWNKNMEILSTGYFLVSRAAFKLMRVQDMGGSIVFVASKNGLAASPNASAYCTAKASEIHLARCLALEGAEAGIRVNVVNPDAVLRGSRIWQGEWLDQRASTYGTDKEGLEEMYRQRSMLKRSVLPEDIAEACYFFAADTSAKSTGNILNVDAGNVQAFPR
- a CDS encoding DeoR/GlpR family DNA-binding transcription regulator, whose amino-acid sequence is MHEKERHRIILSAVQDRPVVTVVELCTLTDASEATIRRDIATLHTQRKLRRVRGGAEAITPPQFVGLAGRPFSVNQSLRSREKQAIARAAVELCDDGDSIIINGGTTTFQMVHPLASRRMQVFTNSFPIAEHLLKHSKNTIMLSGGAIYREQNIILSPFDNDVTRNFYARRMFMGAHGLGPLGLMEADPLLIQAEQKLIGQADELVVLVDSSKFESRSSLILCPLSRITTVITDEGLSDAAAAMLEAADVNLIVASTGAAQEEGEAAS